The Pelodiscus sinensis isolate JC-2024 chromosome 13, ASM4963464v1, whole genome shotgun sequence genome includes a region encoding these proteins:
- the BMP15 gene encoding bone morphogenetic protein 15, whose protein sequence is MGPLCSLASLLLLALLPLALSGGAGSTEPAALSVLAGVPALPLLQELLGQVPSAWPGRPQTQPGSSQPLHYMLDLYRGLADRAGRPRRHRTLGTSALRLLRPCASTRQPGAGPWHVRTLDYRLTVQPEMEQLVRATVVYPAALPLALARLECVVRLQGEGRLSGRAPPPTGHRKPPATSGMASWAEQDVTPHLLPWAWDSQESRLLRVRLVCVRLGPAASSAGWEEAASLHEPFLLLYLNATGPGLRAKRDSAGAQETRRGPVPRRRARQAGSPVPEFPGYVPPSSAETEVCALRSFRVRFAQLGWDRWIIAPHQYNPKYCKGACLRILRYGYHAPNHAVVQNFVSQLVDQRVPRPSCVPYKYSPISVLMLEPGGSILYKEYEDMVAESCTCR, encoded by the exons ttggccctgctccccctggcgCTGAGTGGGGGGGCGGGCAGCACGGAGCCTGCTGCCCTGAGTGTCCTGGCTGGAGTGCCTGCCTTGCCCCTTctccaggagctgctggggcaggTGCCCAGTGCCTGGCCGGGCCGGCCCCAGACGCAGCCGGGCAGCTCGCAGCCGCTGCACTACATGCTCGACCTGTACCGGGGCCTGGCAGACCGGGCTGGGCGCCCCCGCCGGCACCGCACGCTGGGCACCAGCGCCCTGCGCCTCCTCCGGCCCTGCGCCTCCACCCGGCAGCCTGGGGCAG GGCCCTGGCATGTGCGGACCCTGGACTACCGCCTGACCGTCCAGCCGGAGATGGAACAGCTGGTGAGGGCCACGGTGGTTTACCCTGCGGCTCTGCCGCTGGCTCTCGCGCGGCTGGAGTGCGTGGTGCGGCTGCAGGGCGAGGGCAGGCTCTCCGGGCGCGCTCCCCCGCCAACAGGCCACcggaagccccctgccacctcggGCATGGCCAGCTGGGCGGAGCAGGACgtcaccccccacctcctgccatgggCCTGGGACTCCCAGGAGAGCCGGCTGCTCCGCGTTAGACTCGTGTGCGTGCGGCTGGGACCGGCGGCCAGCtcggctggctgggaggaagctgCTTCCTTGCATGAGCCCTTCCTGCTGCTCTACCTCAACGCCACTGGGCCAGGCCTCCGGGCCAAGCGGGACAGCGCCGGCGCCCAGGAGACACGCCGCGGGCCGGTGCCAAGGCGCAGAGCgcgccaggcaggcagccctgtCCCGGAGTTCCCCGGTTACGTGCCCCCGAGCAGTGCCGAGACGGAGGTGTGTGCGCTGCGCTCCTTCCGGGTCCGCttcgcccagctgggctgggaccgCTGGATCATCGCCCCCCACCAGTACAACCCCAAGTACTGCAAGGGCGCCTGCCTCCGCATCCTGCGCTACGGCTACCACGCCCCCAACCACGCCGTGGTGCAGAACTTCGTCAGCCAGCTGGTGGACCAGCGCGTGCCCCGGCCCTCCTGCGTGCCCTACAAGTACAGCCCCATCAGCGTGCTCATGCTGGAGCCCGGCGGCAGCATCCTCTACAAAGAGTACGAGGACATGGTCGCCGAGTCCTGCACCTGTCGCTAG